In Nicotiana tabacum cultivar K326 chromosome 21, ASM71507v2, whole genome shotgun sequence, one DNA window encodes the following:
- the LOC107799881 gene encoding uncharacterized protein LOC107799881 isoform X1, with translation MESYSASNKALQVKNSSFVKQRRSGYEPSDTETDWQESPRLNAKNVDINVLAFDQANKFWSINRRRPSKSPYKSRRDEGDVHFPGLTLHVISPFSHSNARRNVSPFSKSEHRGRHNSKEEHHLDKQSFSSSTRKQNNIVLNNSTNNDVAVRGKANYIYSRRALSAPRPALYDMSKERRRAEITRSPTRTLSRREREREIQRKHEPSVGEMNVMLANAKISRGPNIPVGVNNMFQSTESISPSDIFLSKGYSAFTQSSKFNSVPRISTDKNVSSVNKMRANFKQNSRGTISSSTIVTRTATTNPSSAISRQSSNLSDATRRTNRSAKKFITNRKKSTTQTEAWFSCIKNGSCRNSRKDGSPERARPINEALLIEKAFVVESLRQFWADKHQPDSLEGFICNKQQALLLSHLVSSNEPLPHMLFKGPPGYGKRALSMALLREIYGDAICNISHDLKYFYIQETKPVQVIVPVSSSPHHIELNVHLEPNARFALMALVKQISCEYTLTPEVSRINMKADSKVIVLHDADRAEENMQHLIKWIMDCKLILFCETDASILELVKSRCTVIEVEAPATNEIMEVLIEVARKEDLELSRGFAAKIATKSKQNLRRAIMALEACKAHNYPFAEDQPISVGWEESVVELAAEILADPTPTRLFSIRGKFQKLLVEFVHPKLILLKLVEQFLKRVDGGLKREIYYWHAYYEKRLPVGTNALLKLEEFVAKFMSIYRKQL, from the exons ATGGAGAGTTATTCTGCTTCTAACAAAGCGTTACAAGTTAAAAATTCGTCATTTGTGAAGCAAAGGCGAAGTGGATATGAGCCATCTGATACAGAGACCGATTGGCAGGAAAGTCCAAGACTAAATGCAAAGAATGTTGATATAAATGTATTAGCCTTTGATCAAGCGAACAAATTTTGGAGTATAAACCGGAGAAGGCCTAGCAAATCCCCGTATAAATCGCGCAGAGATGAAGGTGATGTTCATTTTCCTGGACTTACTCTACATGTTATTAGTCCATTTTCACATTCAAATGCACGTAGAAATGTCAGCCCCTTTTCAAAATCCGAACATCGAGGTAGACATAATTCGAAAGAGGAACATCACCTTGACAAGCAAAGCTTTTCGAGTTCAACTAGAAAGCAAAATAACATAGTACTAAATAATAGTACTAACAATGATGTTGCAGTTCGTGGCAAAGCAAACTATATATATAGTCGCAGGGCTCTATCCGCTCCTAGACCTGCTCTTTACGACATGTCCAAGGAGCGGAGAAGAGCAGAAATAACACGATCCCCAACGAGGACTTTGTCCAGGAGAGAACGAGAAAGAGAAATACAGCGCAAACATGAACCTTCAGTAGGTGAAATGAATGTAATGTTAGCCAATGCAAAGATCTCAAGAGGCCCCAATATTCCAGTTGGTGTGAATAATATGTTTCAAAGTACTGAATCTATTTCACCAAGTGATATTTTCTTGTCTAAGGGATATTCAGCTTTTACTCAATCAAGCAAATTCAATTCAGTGCCCCGGATATCGACTGATAAAAATGTTAGTTCTGTGAATAAAATGCGCGCGAATTTCAAGCAGAATAGCAGGGGAACTATTTCATCTAGTACTATTGTGACACGAACAGCAACAACGAATCCGAGTTCTGCTATAAGTAGGCAGAGCAGTAATCTAAGTGATGCTACTAGAAGGACGAATAGAAGTGCGAAAAAATTCATAACAAATAGGAAAAAGAGTACTACTCAAACAGAAGCATGGTTTTCTTGTATAAAGAATGGATCTTGTAGAAACTCAAGAAAAGATGGATCTCCAGAAAGAGCGAGGCCGATTAATGAAGCTTTATTAATTGAGAAGGCatttgttgttgaaagtttgagaCAATTTTGGGCTGATAAACATCAACCTGATTCATTGGAGGGATTCATTTGCAACAAGCAACAAGCTTTACTACTTAGTCATCTT GTTTCTTCAAATGAACCACTCCCACACATGTTGTTCAAGGGTCCTCCGGGATATGGAAAAAGAGCATTATCGATGGCTCTTTTGCGTGAAATCTATGGCGATGCAATTTGCAAT ATATCCCATGATCTGAAATACTTCTACATCCAG GAAACGAAGCCGGTTCAAGTCATTGTACCAGTAAGCTCAAGTCCTCACCATATTGAGCTCAATGTTCATTTAGAGCCTAATGCTAGATTTGCATTAATGGCTTTGGTTAAGCAAATAAGCTGTGAATACACACTAACTCCAGAAGTAAGCAGGATTAATATGAAGGCAGATTCCAAAG TTATAGTTCTGCACGATGCGGATAGAGCTGAGGAGAACATGCAACACTTAATAAAATGGATAATGGACTGTAAGCTCATTCTCTTCTGTGAAACCGATGCATCTATACTCGAGTTAGTGAAAAGTCGCTGCACAGTGATTGAAGTTGAAGCTCCCGCGACTAATGAA ATTATGGAAGTTCTCATTGAGGTAGCAAGAAAGGAAGACCTTGAACTTTCTAGGGGCTTTGCTgctaaaatagctacaaaatcaAAGCAAAACCTGAGAAGAGCAATTATGGCTCTTGAAGCTTGCAAAGCACACAA CTATCCTTTTGCTGAGGATCAACCAATTTCAGTAGGATGGGAAGAATCTGTAGTAGAACTTGCAGCTGAAATTCTAGCTGATCCAACTCCAACAAG GTTATTTTCTATTCGGGGCAAGTTCCAAAAACTCCTAGTCGAGTTTGTGCACCCAAAACTTATACTCCTG AAACTTGTTGAACAATTCCTTAAGAGGGTTGATGGAGGTTTAAAAAGGGAAATATATTATTGGCATGCTTATTAT GAAAAAAGGCTCCCAGTTGGAACAAATGCTCTCTTAAAATTAGAAG aatttgtagccaaATTTATGAGCATATACAGGAAACAATTATGA
- the LOC107799881 gene encoding uncharacterized protein LOC107799881 isoform X2: MESYSASNKALQVKNSSFVKQRRSGYEPSDTETDWQESPRLNAKNVDINVLAFDQANKFWSINRRRPSKSPYKSRRDEGDVHFPGLTLHVISPFSHSNARRNVSPFSKSEHRGRHNSKEEHHLDKQSFSSSTRKQNNIVLNNSTNNDVAVRGKANYIYSRRALSAPRPALYDMSKERRRAEITRSPTRTLSRREREREIQRKHEPSVGEMNVMLANAKISRGPNIPVGVNNMFQSTESISPSDIFLSKGYSAFTQSSKFNSVPRISTDKNVSSVNKMRANFKQNSRGTISSSTIVTRTATTNPSSAISRQSSNLSDATRRTNRSAKKFITNRKKSTTQTEAWFSCIKNGSCRNSRKDGSPERARPINEALLIEKAFVVESLRQFWADKHQPDSLEGFICNKQQALLLSHLVSSNEPLPHMLFKGPPGYGKRALSMALLREIYGDAICNISHDLKYFYIQETKPVQVIVPVSSSPHHIELNVHLEPNARFALMALVKQISCEYTLTPEVSRINMKADSKVIVLHDADRAEENMQHLIKWIMDCKLILFCETDASILELVKSRCTVIEVEAPATNEIMEVLIEVARKEDLELSRGFAAKIATKSKQNLRRAIMALEACKAHNYPFAEDQPISVGWEESVVELAAEILADPTPTRLFSIRGKFQKLLVEFVHPKLILLKLVEQFLKRVDGGLKREIYYWHAYYAICRKKGSQLEQMLS; encoded by the exons ATGGAGAGTTATTCTGCTTCTAACAAAGCGTTACAAGTTAAAAATTCGTCATTTGTGAAGCAAAGGCGAAGTGGATATGAGCCATCTGATACAGAGACCGATTGGCAGGAAAGTCCAAGACTAAATGCAAAGAATGTTGATATAAATGTATTAGCCTTTGATCAAGCGAACAAATTTTGGAGTATAAACCGGAGAAGGCCTAGCAAATCCCCGTATAAATCGCGCAGAGATGAAGGTGATGTTCATTTTCCTGGACTTACTCTACATGTTATTAGTCCATTTTCACATTCAAATGCACGTAGAAATGTCAGCCCCTTTTCAAAATCCGAACATCGAGGTAGACATAATTCGAAAGAGGAACATCACCTTGACAAGCAAAGCTTTTCGAGTTCAACTAGAAAGCAAAATAACATAGTACTAAATAATAGTACTAACAATGATGTTGCAGTTCGTGGCAAAGCAAACTATATATATAGTCGCAGGGCTCTATCCGCTCCTAGACCTGCTCTTTACGACATGTCCAAGGAGCGGAGAAGAGCAGAAATAACACGATCCCCAACGAGGACTTTGTCCAGGAGAGAACGAGAAAGAGAAATACAGCGCAAACATGAACCTTCAGTAGGTGAAATGAATGTAATGTTAGCCAATGCAAAGATCTCAAGAGGCCCCAATATTCCAGTTGGTGTGAATAATATGTTTCAAAGTACTGAATCTATTTCACCAAGTGATATTTTCTTGTCTAAGGGATATTCAGCTTTTACTCAATCAAGCAAATTCAATTCAGTGCCCCGGATATCGACTGATAAAAATGTTAGTTCTGTGAATAAAATGCGCGCGAATTTCAAGCAGAATAGCAGGGGAACTATTTCATCTAGTACTATTGTGACACGAACAGCAACAACGAATCCGAGTTCTGCTATAAGTAGGCAGAGCAGTAATCTAAGTGATGCTACTAGAAGGACGAATAGAAGTGCGAAAAAATTCATAACAAATAGGAAAAAGAGTACTACTCAAACAGAAGCATGGTTTTCTTGTATAAAGAATGGATCTTGTAGAAACTCAAGAAAAGATGGATCTCCAGAAAGAGCGAGGCCGATTAATGAAGCTTTATTAATTGAGAAGGCatttgttgttgaaagtttgagaCAATTTTGGGCTGATAAACATCAACCTGATTCATTGGAGGGATTCATTTGCAACAAGCAACAAGCTTTACTACTTAGTCATCTT GTTTCTTCAAATGAACCACTCCCACACATGTTGTTCAAGGGTCCTCCGGGATATGGAAAAAGAGCATTATCGATGGCTCTTTTGCGTGAAATCTATGGCGATGCAATTTGCAAT ATATCCCATGATCTGAAATACTTCTACATCCAG GAAACGAAGCCGGTTCAAGTCATTGTACCAGTAAGCTCAAGTCCTCACCATATTGAGCTCAATGTTCATTTAGAGCCTAATGCTAGATTTGCATTAATGGCTTTGGTTAAGCAAATAAGCTGTGAATACACACTAACTCCAGAAGTAAGCAGGATTAATATGAAGGCAGATTCCAAAG TTATAGTTCTGCACGATGCGGATAGAGCTGAGGAGAACATGCAACACTTAATAAAATGGATAATGGACTGTAAGCTCATTCTCTTCTGTGAAACCGATGCATCTATACTCGAGTTAGTGAAAAGTCGCTGCACAGTGATTGAAGTTGAAGCTCCCGCGACTAATGAA ATTATGGAAGTTCTCATTGAGGTAGCAAGAAAGGAAGACCTTGAACTTTCTAGGGGCTTTGCTgctaaaatagctacaaaatcaAAGCAAAACCTGAGAAGAGCAATTATGGCTCTTGAAGCTTGCAAAGCACACAA CTATCCTTTTGCTGAGGATCAACCAATTTCAGTAGGATGGGAAGAATCTGTAGTAGAACTTGCAGCTGAAATTCTAGCTGATCCAACTCCAACAAG GTTATTTTCTATTCGGGGCAAGTTCCAAAAACTCCTAGTCGAGTTTGTGCACCCAAAACTTATACTCCTG AAACTTGTTGAACAATTCCTTAAGAGGGTTGATGGAGGTTTAAAAAGGGAAATATATTATTGGCATGCTTATTAT GCCATTTGCAGGAAAAAAGGCTCCCAGTTGGAACAAATGCTCTCTTAA